A genomic segment from Pseudomonas sessilinigenes encodes:
- a CDS encoding amino acid permease yields MLSLGGVIGTGLFMGSGVTINQGGPWGAILSYLVAGFLMYLVMVCLGELSVQMPVSGSFQAHATKYIGPATGFMIGWVYWMSWATTVGLEFTAAGMLMQRWFPGVPIWYWSAFFVALLFGINALATRAFGEAEYWFAGIKVLAILSFIVVGVLVIFGVIDLPGGAPAPMFDNLTGDSLFPNGLPAVFAVMMTVVYAFQGCEIMGVAAGETDQPEKSIPRAVRNVVFRVLIFYVLAVMVLAAIIPWQQAGLVESPFVQVFDMVGIPYAADLMNFVILTAILSVGNSGLYASTRILWAMSKSGMAPKALSPLSKQGVPLRALAITLCFALISLMTSFIAADTLFMVLMAVSGMAGTVTWIVIALAQYRFRRQFLREGGQLEQLKYRAPWFPLVPLLCIVLCSSLFVFLALDETQRPSLYWGFGFIALCYGAYYLVNRKRQAQPLAAAT; encoded by the coding sequence ATGTTGTCCCTGGGAGGAGTGATCGGCACCGGGCTGTTCATGGGCTCCGGGGTCACCATCAACCAGGGCGGTCCCTGGGGGGCGATCCTGTCCTACCTGGTGGCGGGCTTCCTGATGTACCTGGTGATGGTCTGCCTGGGTGAGCTGTCGGTGCAGATGCCGGTGTCCGGCTCGTTCCAGGCCCACGCCACGAAGTACATCGGCCCGGCCACCGGCTTCATGATCGGCTGGGTCTACTGGATGAGCTGGGCCACCACCGTGGGCCTGGAGTTCACCGCGGCGGGCATGCTCATGCAGCGTTGGTTCCCCGGGGTGCCGATCTGGTACTGGTCGGCCTTCTTCGTCGCCTTGCTGTTCGGCATCAACGCCCTGGCCACCCGCGCTTTCGGCGAGGCCGAGTACTGGTTCGCCGGGATCAAGGTGCTGGCGATCCTCAGCTTCATCGTGGTCGGGGTGCTGGTGATCTTCGGCGTCATCGACCTGCCCGGTGGCGCCCCGGCGCCGATGTTCGACAACCTCACCGGCGATTCGCTGTTTCCCAACGGCCTGCCGGCGGTGTTCGCGGTGATGATGACCGTGGTCTATGCCTTCCAGGGCTGCGAGATCATGGGCGTGGCAGCGGGGGAGACCGACCAGCCGGAAAAGAGCATTCCACGGGCGGTGCGCAACGTGGTGTTCCGGGTGCTGATCTTCTACGTGCTGGCGGTGATGGTGCTGGCGGCGATCATTCCCTGGCAGCAGGCCGGATTGGTGGAAAGCCCGTTCGTCCAGGTGTTCGACATGGTGGGCATTCCCTATGCCGCGGACCTGATGAACTTCGTGATCCTCACGGCGATTCTCTCGGTGGGCAACTCCGGGCTGTACGCCTCGACCCGCATCCTCTGGGCCATGTCCAAGAGCGGCATGGCACCCAAGGCGCTGTCGCCCCTGAGCAAGCAGGGCGTGCCGCTGCGGGCCCTGGCGATCACCCTGTGCTTCGCGCTGATTTCGCTGATGACCAGCTTCATCGCCGCCGACACCCTGTTCATGGTGCTGATGGCGGTGAGCGGCATGGCCGGCACCGTGACCTGGATCGTCATCGCCCTGGCCCAGTACCGCTTCCGTCGCCAGTTCCTGCGTGAGGGCGGGCAGTTGGAGCAGCTCAAGTACCGTGCGCCGTGGTTCCCCCTGGTGCCGCTGCTGTGCATCGTCCTGTGCAGTTCGCTGTTCGTGTTCCTGGCCCTGGATGAAACCCAGCGCCCATCCTTGTACTGGGGCTTCGGTTTCATCGCCCTGTGCTACGGCGCCTACTACCTGGTGAACCGCAAGCGCCAGGCCCAGCCATTGGCCGCCGCCACCTGA
- a CDS encoding 5-guanidino-2-oxopentanoate decarboxylase, with product MHEQTLTGGQALVRLLAGYGVDTVFGIPGVHTLELYRGLPGSGIRHVLTRHEQGAGFMADGYARVSGKPGVCFVISGPGVTNVATPIGQAYADSIPLLVISSVNHSASLGKGWGSLHETQDQRAITAPITAFSALALSPEDLPELLARAFAVFDSERPRPVHLSVPLDVLAAPVARDWTGEVRRRPARGPAAAADVHQAADLLRLAKRPMIIAGGGALHAGAALQELATRLGAVCFSSVAGKGLLADRAPLNAGATLCVEPGWQLISQADVVLAVGTEMADTDYWRERLPLNGQLVRLDLDPRKFNDFYPCAVALHGDARQTLEALLEDLEQPPADSSWAVAAVARLRRTVDEGQGPLQRIHQQILQRVAAELPERGFISSDMTQLAYSGNYLYPSQGPRSWLHPTGYGTLGYGLPAAIGAKLGAPGRPGLVLVGDGGFLYTVQELATAVEELDSPLVVLLWNNDALGQIRDDMQALDIEPIGVLPRNPDFIALARAFGCPVSQPASLDELQQALRRGFAQPGVTLIELKHACAQA from the coding sequence ATGCACGAACAGACCTTGACCGGTGGCCAGGCCCTGGTGCGGCTGCTGGCCGGCTATGGCGTCGACACGGTATTCGGCATTCCCGGGGTGCACACCCTGGAGTTGTATCGCGGCCTGCCCGGCAGCGGCATCCGCCATGTGCTGACGCGCCACGAACAGGGCGCCGGGTTCATGGCCGACGGTTATGCCCGGGTCAGCGGCAAGCCCGGGGTGTGCTTCGTCATCAGCGGCCCGGGGGTGACCAACGTCGCCACGCCCATTGGCCAGGCCTATGCCGATTCGATCCCGCTGTTGGTGATTTCCAGCGTCAACCACAGCGCCAGCCTCGGCAAGGGCTGGGGCTCGCTGCACGAAACCCAGGACCAGCGCGCCATTACCGCGCCGATCACCGCGTTTTCGGCCCTGGCCCTGAGCCCCGAGGACCTGCCCGAGCTGCTGGCCCGGGCCTTCGCCGTATTCGACAGCGAGCGCCCGCGGCCGGTGCATCTCTCGGTGCCGTTGGATGTGCTGGCGGCCCCGGTGGCCCGGGACTGGACTGGCGAAGTGCGGCGGCGCCCGGCCCGTGGTCCCGCCGCAGCGGCGGATGTGCACCAGGCGGCGGACCTGTTGCGCCTGGCCAAGCGGCCGATGATCATCGCCGGCGGAGGGGCTTTGCACGCCGGCGCAGCCTTGCAGGAACTGGCGACCCGGCTGGGCGCGGTGTGCTTCAGCAGCGTGGCCGGCAAGGGCCTGCTGGCGGACCGGGCGCCGCTCAATGCCGGTGCGACCCTGTGCGTGGAGCCCGGCTGGCAGTTGATCAGCCAGGCCGATGTGGTGCTGGCGGTGGGCACCGAGATGGCCGACACCGACTACTGGCGCGAGCGCCTGCCGCTCAACGGCCAGCTCGTGCGGCTGGACCTCGACCCGCGCAAGTTCAATGACTTCTACCCCTGCGCCGTGGCCTTGCACGGCGATGCCCGGCAGACCCTGGAGGCCTTGCTCGAGGACCTGGAGCAGCCGCCGGCGGACTCCAGCTGGGCGGTGGCGGCGGTGGCCCGGTTACGCCGTACGGTGGACGAGGGGCAGGGCCCCTTGCAGCGCATTCACCAGCAGATTCTCCAGCGGGTGGCGGCCGAGCTGCCCGAACGCGGCTTCATCAGCAGCGACATGACCCAGCTGGCCTACAGCGGCAACTACCTGTACCCCAGCCAGGGGCCGCGCAGCTGGTTGCACCCCACCGGCTACGGCACCCTGGGCTACGGCCTGCCGGCGGCCATCGGCGCCAAGCTCGGCGCGCCCGGTCGCCCGGGCCTGGTGCTGGTGGGCGACGGTGGTTTTCTCTACACCGTGCAGGAGCTGGCCACGGCGGTGGAGGAACTGGACAGCCCGCTGGTGGTGCTGTTGTGGAACAACGACGCCCTGGGCCAGATCCGCGATGACATGCAGGCCCTGGACATCGAGCCCATCGGGGTCTTGCCGCGTAACCCGGACTT
- a CDS encoding acetate--CoA ligase family protein: protein MSQTLRDNLKRLLAPRHLAFVGGRSMARALKRCAEGGFAGDLWLVNPQHAQIDGVPCVASIDQLPCGPDAVFVATHRELTLDCVAQLAAKGAGGTICYASGFAETGAEGQALQQRLLQAAGDMALLGPNCYGLLDYLHGAALWPVAHGGQQVERGVAVLTQSGNFAYNLSMSDRSLPVAYMASVGNQAQLGIAELMDVLLDEPRVTAIGLHLEGLKNVPGFARAAYKALEKGIPIIALKTGVSQIGAELALSHTSSLSGSDALYDALFQRLGVIRVSGPVSFVETLKAASCGQLPAGPQLMALACSGGDAGLIADYAERNGLELPKLASEQCQALAQVLPGYANLVNPLDFTTAIWGDAQALQQMLDTVLGSAADSAMLVLDYPAEFTGERKECDLLLELFCAALQRHGKRGFVTSAFPELLPAAARERLHALGIPALQGVEDGLAAWGRITAYQGRRQALLELGEAALVPLCPEALEGTGQLLDEWQSKQALREFGLRIPEGLLSTPEKALSAAAAVGYPLVLKAVSVELPHKTEAGAVALNLKDPEALGAALRQMRARIAEHAPGVAFDQVLLEPMAAPPLAELIVGIKREEHFGLALVIGAGGVLVELLKDSRSLLLPTHPAAIRQAVLQLRSAALLQGFRGRPAADLDALVAAIGAVADYACEHAATLLELDVNPLLVGARGTVAVDALIRLGRV, encoded by the coding sequence ATGTCCCAGACCCTACGTGACAACCTCAAGCGCTTGCTGGCGCCCCGGCACCTGGCCTTCGTCGGCGGCCGCAGCATGGCCCGGGCCCTCAAGCGCTGCGCCGAGGGCGGTTTTGCCGGCGACCTGTGGCTGGTCAACCCGCAGCACGCGCAGATCGACGGCGTGCCCTGCGTGGCCAGTATCGACCAACTGCCTTGCGGCCCGGATGCGGTGTTCGTCGCCACCCACCGCGAGCTGACCCTGGACTGCGTCGCCCAGCTGGCGGCCAAGGGCGCGGGCGGGACGATCTGCTACGCCTCGGGGTTCGCCGAGACCGGCGCCGAGGGCCAGGCCCTGCAACAGCGATTGCTGCAGGCCGCCGGCGACATGGCCCTGCTCGGGCCCAACTGCTACGGCCTGCTGGATTACCTGCACGGCGCCGCCCTGTGGCCGGTGGCCCACGGCGGCCAGCAGGTCGAGCGGGGTGTGGCGGTGCTGACCCAGAGCGGCAACTTCGCCTACAACCTGTCCATGAGCGACCGTTCGTTGCCGGTGGCCTATATGGCCTCGGTGGGCAACCAGGCGCAACTGGGCATCGCCGAACTGATGGACGTGCTGCTGGACGAACCCCGAGTCACCGCCATCGGCCTGCACCTGGAAGGCCTGAAGAACGTGCCCGGGTTTGCCCGGGCCGCGTACAAGGCCCTGGAAAAGGGCATTCCAATCATCGCCCTGAAGACCGGGGTGTCGCAGATCGGCGCCGAGTTGGCCCTGAGCCATACCAGTTCGCTGTCCGGCTCCGATGCGCTGTACGACGCCTTGTTCCAGCGCCTGGGGGTGATCCGCGTCAGCGGCCCGGTGAGTTTTGTCGAGACCTTGAAGGCCGCGTCCTGCGGCCAGTTGCCCGCGGGCCCGCAGTTGATGGCCCTGGCTTGTTCCGGGGGCGATGCCGGGTTGATCGCCGACTACGCCGAGCGCAATGGCCTGGAGTTGCCCAAGCTGGCGAGCGAGCAATGCCAGGCGCTGGCCCAGGTGTTGCCGGGGTACGCCAACCTGGTCAATCCGCTGGATTTCACCACCGCGATCTGGGGCGATGCCCAGGCCTTGCAGCAGATGCTCGATACCGTGCTGGGCAGCGCAGCCGACAGCGCCATGCTGGTGCTGGATTACCCGGCCGAGTTCACCGGCGAGCGCAAGGAATGCGACCTGCTGCTGGAGCTGTTCTGCGCCGCGTTGCAACGCCATGGCAAGCGCGGTTTCGTCACCTCGGCCTTCCCCGAATTGCTGCCGGCGGCGGCCCGGGAGCGCCTGCATGCCCTGGGCATCCCGGCCTTGCAGGGGGTCGAGGACGGTCTGGCGGCCTGGGGCCGGATCACCGCCTACCAGGGCCGGCGCCAGGCCTTGCTGGAACTGGGCGAGGCGGCCCTGGTGCCGCTGTGTCCCGAGGCCCTGGAGGGGACGGGCCAACTGCTGGATGAATGGCAATCCAAACAGGCCCTGCGCGAATTTGGCCTACGCATTCCTGAGGGCCTGCTGAGTACCCCCGAGAAGGCGCTGAGCGCTGCGGCGGCGGTGGGTTATCCGCTGGTGCTCAAGGCGGTCAGCGTCGAGCTGCCGCACAAGACCGAAGCCGGCGCGGTGGCTCTGAACCTCAAGGACCCCGAGGCGCTAGGCGCGGCGCTGCGGCAGATGCGCGCTCGGATCGCCGAGCATGCCCCGGGGGTGGCCTTCGACCAGGTGCTGCTGGAGCCCATGGCCGCGCCGCCCCTGGCCGAGCTGATCGTCGGCATCAAGCGCGAAGAGCATTTCGGCCTGGCCCTGGTGATCGGCGCCGGCGGAGTGCTGGTGGAGCTGCTCAAGGACAGTCGCAGCCTGTTGCTGCCGACTCATCCGGCGGCAATCCGCCAGGCTGTGCTGCAACTGCGCAGCGCTGCCTTGCTGCAAGGCTTTCGCGGACGCCCGGCGGCCGACCTGGACGCGCTGGTAGCGGCCATCGGTGCGGTGGCCGACTACGCCTGCGAACACGCGGCGACCCTGCTGGAACTGGATGTGAACCCATTGTTGGTCGGTGCCCGCGGCACCGTCGCGGTCGATGCGTTGATTCGCCTTGGCCGGGTATGA
- a CDS encoding enoyl-CoA hydratase/isomerase family protein has product MSTSSSLLCQIEAGIAWITLNRPDQRNALDIPGLRQLHGLLERCQDDPAVRVVVLGGSGRSFCAGADLAEWAEAEARGALESYGWTETAHALMSCLHSLDKPTIAAINGTAVGAGMDLALCCDLRVAGQSARFKAGYTGMAYSPDAGASWHLPRLIGSEQAKRLLFLDELWSAERALAAGLVGEVCADEQLHATVGELAGRLANGPTFAFAQTKRLLRESAERDLPAQLAAELAAGLLCGRSADGAEALRAATEKRPPRFIGR; this is encoded by the coding sequence ATGAGCACTTCATCGTCGCTGCTTTGCCAGATCGAGGCGGGTATCGCCTGGATCACCCTCAACCGCCCGGACCAGCGCAATGCCCTGGACATTCCCGGCTTGCGCCAATTGCACGGCTTGCTCGAGCGCTGCCAGGACGACCCGGCGGTGCGGGTGGTGGTGCTGGGCGGCAGCGGCCGCAGTTTTTGCGCCGGCGCCGACCTGGCCGAATGGGCCGAAGCCGAAGCCCGGGGCGCCCTGGAAAGCTACGGCTGGACCGAAACCGCCCACGCCCTGATGAGCTGCCTGCACAGCCTGGACAAACCCACCATCGCCGCCATCAACGGTACGGCCGTGGGCGCCGGCATGGACCTGGCGCTGTGCTGCGACCTGCGGGTTGCGGGGCAGTCGGCGCGGTTCAAGGCCGGCTACACCGGCATGGCCTATTCGCCGGATGCCGGTGCCAGCTGGCACCTGCCAAGGTTGATCGGCAGCGAGCAGGCCAAGCGCCTGCTGTTCCTCGATGAGCTCTGGAGCGCCGAACGTGCCCTGGCCGCCGGGCTGGTGGGCGAGGTCTGCGCCGACGAGCAACTGCACGCCACCGTCGGCGAACTGGCCGGCCGCCTGGCCAACGGCCCGACTTTCGCCTTCGCCCAGACCAAGCGCCTGCTGCGCGAAAGCGCCGAGCGCGACCTGCCCGCGCAACTGGCCGCCGAACTGGCCGCCGGCTTGCTGTGCGGGCGCAGTGCCGACGGCGCTGAGGCCCTGCGCGCGGCGACGGAAAAACGCCCGCCACGCTTTATCGGTCGCTGA
- a CDS encoding ATP-binding protein, producing the protein MIGPRPGGLLRRLLLFILLFSLCFTVLASAVQLYFEYRREMRDIDSRMELIRAGYLGSLERNLWDLNQEQLTVQLQGLVDFSDVARVHLLSSDFDLQQGSAELIGPLRVERFALSYQPPSGPRRELGELQVSTDLGAVYRRLYTTGLASLLWMSVFLCGLAVALSGLFYRLVTRHLQVMAEFARRVAGGDLQQPLHLDKRQHPGGDEIDTVAGALDDMRRAILDDIQRREQDRQALQDKRDELQKMVQRRTASLMHAKDEAEAANLAKSRFLATMSHELRTPLNGILGMAELLRGAPLAHQDRQRLQALHKAGEGLLTILDEVLSFARLEEGQSRPEARDFSLRQLLEEVSTLLEPRAREHGTQLQVHVDPRLAPGQHGAEQYLRQVLSNLLANAIRFTEGGWVRVEVQVLEDGPQRQRLRCSVADNGIGIAASMRDKIFERFVQASDAVSRRYGGTGLGLAICKHLVQQLDGHIGVDSELGQGSRFWFELALGVGLGLPAPSPVAAPVLGLKILVVEDVALNREVAQGLLERDGHQVWLVEDGEAALELCQRQGFDLLLLDVQLPGISGIELCRELRRRPGPNRQARIFALTASVQPALVRSYLEAGMQGILGKPLQMDSLRQVLATAEQASEELAAPARSAEGVLDQELLDTHRSLLGEQKLQGLFKVLASTLDQQRPLLDDALAAADSTQVQHLAHRLAGSADSLGFCELARVLRALEDAAGQSGVAAMAAQVPHLQQAWQRARRALEQLLAA; encoded by the coding sequence ATGATCGGCCCACGGCCCGGCGGCCTGCTGCGGCGCCTGTTGCTGTTCATCCTGCTGTTCAGCCTGTGCTTCACCGTGCTGGCCAGCGCCGTGCAGCTGTACTTCGAATACCGCCGCGAAATGCGCGACATCGACAGCCGCATGGAGCTGATCCGCGCCGGTTACCTGGGCAGCCTGGAGCGCAACCTGTGGGACCTCAACCAGGAACAGCTGACGGTGCAGTTGCAGGGCCTGGTGGACTTTTCCGATGTGGCCCGGGTGCACCTGCTCAGCAGTGATTTCGACCTGCAACAGGGCAGTGCCGAGCTGATCGGGCCTTTGCGGGTGGAGCGCTTCGCCCTGAGCTACCAGCCGCCGTCCGGGCCGCGTCGCGAGCTGGGGGAGTTGCAGGTCAGCACTGACCTGGGGGCGGTGTACCGGCGCCTGTACACCACCGGGCTGGCCAGCCTGCTGTGGATGAGCGTGTTTCTCTGCGGCCTGGCGGTGGCGCTGTCCGGGCTGTTCTATCGCCTGGTCACCCGGCACTTGCAAGTCATGGCCGAATTCGCCCGCCGCGTGGCCGGCGGCGACTTGCAGCAGCCGTTGCACCTGGACAAGCGCCAGCACCCGGGCGGCGATGAGATCGACACCGTGGCCGGGGCCCTGGACGACATGCGCCGGGCGATTCTCGATGACATCCAGCGCCGCGAGCAGGACCGCCAGGCCCTGCAGGACAAGCGCGACGAATTGCAGAAAATGGTCCAGCGCCGCACCGCCAGCCTGATGCACGCCAAGGATGAGGCCGAGGCGGCCAACCTGGCCAAGTCGCGCTTTTTGGCCACCATGAGCCACGAACTGCGCACGCCGTTGAACGGCATCCTCGGCATGGCTGAACTGTTGCGCGGCGCGCCGCTTGCGCACCAGGACCGCCAGCGTTTGCAGGCCCTGCACAAGGCCGGCGAGGGCTTGCTGACGATCCTCGACGAGGTGTTGTCCTTCGCCCGCCTGGAGGAGGGGCAAAGCCGCCCTGAGGCCCGGGATTTTTCCCTGCGCCAGTTGCTGGAGGAGGTCAGCACACTGCTCGAACCCCGGGCCCGGGAGCACGGCACGCAGTTGCAGGTGCATGTCGACCCGCGCTTGGCCCCGGGGCAGCACGGCGCCGAGCAGTACCTGCGCCAGGTGCTGAGCAACCTGCTGGCCAACGCCATCCGCTTTACCGAAGGCGGCTGGGTGCGGGTCGAGGTCCAGGTGCTGGAGGACGGACCACAACGGCAACGGCTGCGCTGCTCGGTGGCCGATAACGGCATCGGTATCGCGGCCTCGATGCGCGACAAGATCTTCGAGCGCTTCGTCCAGGCCAGCGACGCGGTGAGCCGGCGCTATGGCGGCACCGGCCTGGGCCTGGCGATCTGCAAGCACCTGGTGCAGCAACTGGACGGGCACATCGGCGTGGACAGCGAGCTGGGGCAGGGCAGTCGTTTCTGGTTCGAGCTGGCCCTGGGGGTCGGCCTGGGGCTACCGGCGCCATCGCCGGTCGCGGCACCGGTGCTGGGGCTGAAGATCCTGGTGGTGGAGGATGTGGCGCTCAATCGCGAGGTGGCCCAGGGCTTGTTGGAGCGCGACGGCCACCAGGTGTGGCTGGTGGAGGACGGCGAGGCGGCGCTGGAGCTGTGCCAGCGCCAGGGCTTCGATTTGTTGCTGCTGGACGTGCAACTGCCGGGTATCAGTGGCATCGAGCTGTGTCGCGAACTGCGCCGGCGCCCGGGGCCCAATCGCCAGGCGCGGATCTTCGCCCTGACCGCCAGCGTCCAGCCGGCGCTGGTGCGCAGTTACCTGGAGGCGGGGATGCAGGGCATCCTCGGCAAGCCCTTGCAGATGGACAGCCTGCGCCAGGTCCTGGCCACCGCGGAGCAGGCCAGCGAGGAATTGGCGGCGCCAGCCCGGAGCGCCGAGGGCGTGCTCGACCAGGAACTGCTGGACACCCACCGCAGCCTGCTGGGGGAGCAGAAGTTGCAGGGGCTGTTCAAGGTCCTGGCGAGCACCCTGGACCAGCAACGGCCGTTGCTCGATGACGCCCTGGCGGCGGCCGACAGTACCCAGGTGCAGCACCTGGCTCACCGCCTGGCCGGCAGTGCCGATTCCCTGGGCTTTTGCGAACTGGCCCGGGTGCTGCGGGCGCTGGAGGATGCGGCGGGGCAGTCCGGCGTCGCGGCAATGGCCGCCCAGGTACCACACCTGCAGCAGGCCTGGCAGCGGGCGCGCAGGGCCCTGGAACAACTGCTGGCGGCCTGA
- a CDS encoding acyl-CoA dehydrogenase family protein: MNFQLSQEQEMLVDAVRSFVSKELLPHEEAVDRADEVPAELAAEIRNKAIAAGFYAFNMPEEVGGGGLDYLSQALIERELAKCSWALHVFVARPSKILMACTGSQIGDYLLPCVQGKKIDCFALTEPGAGSDANAIKTRAVREGGDFVINGAKHFISHAGHADFAIVFAVTGTYEHNGRQRNAVTAFLVDRDTPGLTIRRGPKCVSNRGYHTFEMFFDDCRVPAHQVLGEVGKGWEVANAWLTAGRVMVAANCVGQAQRALDASLQWAADRKQFGQAIGSYQGVSFKLADMATQIRAAELLTLHTAWKMDQGSMTDGEAGMAKLFASEVLGKVADEAVQIYGGMGLMDEGPVERIWRNARIERIWEGTSEIQRHIISRELLRPLLR; the protein is encoded by the coding sequence ATGAACTTCCAACTCAGCCAAGAACAAGAAATGTTGGTCGATGCAGTCCGCAGTTTTGTCAGCAAGGAGTTGCTGCCCCACGAAGAAGCGGTGGACCGCGCCGACGAGGTCCCGGCCGAACTGGCCGCAGAGATTCGCAACAAGGCCATCGCTGCTGGTTTCTATGCCTTCAACATGCCCGAGGAGGTCGGTGGCGGTGGTCTCGATTACCTGTCCCAGGCGCTGATCGAGCGCGAGCTGGCCAAGTGTTCCTGGGCCCTGCATGTGTTCGTCGCCCGGCCGTCGAAGATCCTCATGGCCTGCACCGGCTCGCAGATAGGCGACTACCTGCTGCCTTGCGTGCAGGGCAAGAAGATCGATTGCTTTGCCCTCACCGAACCCGGTGCCGGCTCCGATGCCAATGCGATCAAGACCCGCGCCGTGCGCGAGGGCGGCGACTTCGTGATCAATGGCGCCAAGCACTTCATCAGCCACGCCGGGCATGCGGATTTCGCCATCGTCTTCGCCGTCACCGGCACCTACGAGCACAACGGCCGCCAGCGCAATGCCGTGACCGCGTTCCTGGTGGACCGCGACACCCCGGGCCTGACCATTCGCCGTGGCCCCAAGTGCGTGAGCAACCGTGGCTACCACACCTTCGAGATGTTCTTCGACGACTGCCGGGTGCCGGCCCACCAGGTACTGGGGGAGGTGGGCAAGGGCTGGGAGGTGGCCAACGCCTGGCTCACCGCCGGGCGGGTGATGGTCGCGGCCAACTGCGTGGGCCAGGCGCAGCGGGCGCTGGATGCCTCCCTGCAATGGGCGGCGGATCGCAAGCAGTTCGGCCAGGCCATCGGCAGCTACCAGGGGGTGTCGTTCAAGCTGGCGGACATGGCCACGCAGATCCGCGCCGCCGAGCTCTTGACCCTGCACACCGCCTGGAAGATGGACCAGGGCAGCATGACCGACGGCGAGGCCGGCATGGCCAAGCTGTTCGCCAGCGAAGTGCTGGGCAAGGTGGCCGACGAGGCGGTGCAGATCTACGGCGGCATGGGCCTGATGGACGAAGGCCCGGTGGAGCGCATCTGGCGCAACGCGCGGATCGAGCGGATCTGGGAGGGCACCTCGGAGATCCAGCGGCACATCATTTCCCGTGAACTGCTGCGGCCGTTGCTGCGCTGA